The window CACCGGCTCGTCGGCGCAGGTGGACGAGGCTGTGGCCGTCCTCGAGGATGCTCGCCGTAGGCTCTACTCCATCCTCGCCCAGAGCTGATCTCGACGCCGCACGTGCGTCGGCGTCCAGGAGAATCGATGACCGACGCCCCATGGATGCGCGCCCGCTACCGCCGCATCACCCGCTTCGCGCTGCGCGTCATGCTGCAGACGTGGTGGTGGGAGCTGTTCCTTCCGAGGTTCGGACTGACTGCTCTCGTGGCGCGCGGACGCGCGCGTCGGATGCGACGCATCGCCCAGAGATTCCATGTGCTGGCTGTGGATCTCGGCGGGCTCATGATCAAGGTGGGGCAGTTCCTCTCGTCGCGCCTGGACATCCTCCCGCCCGAGATCACGAAGGAGCTGGAGGGGCTGCAGGACGAGGTGCCCCCGGTCGCGTTCGATCGCATCCGCGCGCTCGCCGAGAGCGAGCTCGGCGTCCCCCTCGAGCGCGCCTTCGCTTTCGTCGACCCGGATCCGGTCGCCGCGGCGTCCCTCGGGCAGGCGCATCGCGCCCGGCTGTCACCGGACGACGCGGCTCTCGCCGGCTTCGCCGACGTCGTGGTGAAGGTCCAGCGCCCCGGCATCGACCAGATCGTCGACGTCGACCTTCGGGCCCTCCGCAAGGTCGGGGTGTGGCTGAGCAGGGTGTCGCTGGTGTCCAAGCGCGTGGACATGCCCGAGCTGGTGGAGGAGTTCGCCGAGACCTCGCTGCAGGAGATCGACTACCTGCAGGAGGGCGCGAACGGCGAGCGGTTCGCGCGCGACTTCGCCGATGATCCGCGGGTGACAACCCCCGAGGTGGTGTGGGAGCGGTCGACTCGCCGGGTGCTGACGCTGCAGGACGTCACGGCGATCAAGATCAACGACCGTGATGCGCTCGTCGCCGCCGGGCTCGACCCCAGCGAGGTCGCGCTCGCATTCGCCTCGGTGATGTTCCAGCAGCTCTTCGGGAACGGCTACTTCCACGCCGACCCGCACCCCGGGAACATCTTCGTCACCCCCTCGCATGCGGAGCCCCGCAGCGGGGATGAGGAGGGGGCGGCACCCGGCTGGACCCTCACCTTCATCGACTTCGGGATGATGGGCCAGGTCCCCGACTCGCTCAGGGCGGGCCTTCGGCGCCTCGTGATCGCCGTGGCCGCACGCGACGGTGTCGGGCTCGTCGACAGCATCCGCGAGGTGGGGGTGCTTCTGCCTTCGGCCGACACCGCGGAGCTCGAGCGGGCGATGACGCAGCTGTTCGCCCGGTTCGGCGGCATGGGATTCGCCGAGCTGGCCGAGGTCGATCCCCGTGAGTTCCGCGACTTCGCGATCGAGTTCGGCGATCTCGTGCGCGCCCTCCCCTTCCAGCTGCCCGAGAATTTCCTCCTGGTGATCCGGGCGATGTCCCTGACCTCGGGGGTCTCGAGCGCCCTGGATCCGGCGTTCAACATCTGGGAGGCCGTAGAGCCGTATGCCGCCACGCTGCTGCGCGAGGAGCGCGGCAACGTCCTCCAGGCCGTCACCCGCCAGGCCGTCGACACCGCGGGGCTCATCACACGCCTTCCCCGCCGCATCGACAAGCTCGCCACCCGCATGGAAGAGGGGCGTCTGGCCGTCGACGCGCCCCGGGTCGACCGGCGGCTGGCGCGGCTCGAACGCCT of the Microbacterium invictum genome contains:
- a CDS encoding ABC1 kinase family protein, which produces MTDAPWMRARYRRITRFALRVMLQTWWWELFLPRFGLTALVARGRARRMRRIAQRFHVLAVDLGGLMIKVGQFLSSRLDILPPEITKELEGLQDEVPPVAFDRIRALAESELGVPLERAFAFVDPDPVAAASLGQAHRARLSPDDAALAGFADVVVKVQRPGIDQIVDVDLRALRKVGVWLSRVSLVSKRVDMPELVEEFAETSLQEIDYLQEGANGERFARDFADDPRVTTPEVVWERSTRRVLTLQDVTAIKINDRDALVAAGLDPSEVALAFASVMFQQLFGNGYFHADPHPGNIFVTPSHAEPRSGDEEGAAPGWTLTFIDFGMMGQVPDSLRAGLRRLVIAVAARDGVGLVDSIREVGVLLPSADTAELERAMTQLFARFGGMGFAELAEVDPREFRDFAIEFGDLVRALPFQLPENFLLVIRAMSLTSGVSSALDPAFNIWEAVEPYAATLLREERGNVLQAVTRQAVDTAGLITRLPRRIDKLATRMEEGRLAVDAPRVDRRLARLERLGRRILSAVLFGALLIGGILLRPDDPVFGTILLLAAVPPLLHALLAGVLGSRGPV